A window of Thermus antranikianii DSM 12462 contains these coding sequences:
- a CDS encoding type IV pilus modification PilV family protein, producing MRAQGLTLLEVILAIGVLAIVLLAFTGLQITSLRASAQGRITQAMVREAQNFLETLRANPTSIPGRCTQTLSLGGTSASCQYIPCSLNGTSLNCTTGVSNPRAYRITLEVPANRPRMTLETVVYVP from the coding sequence ATGCGTGCCCAAGGACTTACCCTTCTAGAAGTGATCCTGGCCATCGGGGTGCTCGCCATCGTGCTTCTGGCCTTCACCGGTTTGCAGATCACCAGCCTGCGAGCCTCCGCCCAGGGACGAATTACCCAGGCCATGGTGCGGGAAGCGCAAAACTTCCTGGAGACACTGAGGGCAAACCCCACCTCCATTCCTGGCCGTTGCACCCAGACCCTCTCCTTAGGAGGCACCAGCGCCTCGTGCCAGTACATCCCGTGCTCCCTCAACGGAACCTCCCTGAACTGCACAACGGGTGTCAGCAACCCAAGGGCCTACCGGATAACCCTTGAGGTACCCGCAAATAGGCCCCGAATGACCTTGGAAACGGTGGTGTACGTGCCATGA
- a CDS encoding GspH/FimT family pseudopilin, translating into MRSGFSLLELLVVLGILAVVGLLGYSNFAPAYRLQAAATELQKALQTARTEAIRRGDAVTVEMANGELLVKVGSQTLARFRPQNYGATLQAPVPGSFTLNALGRPGDETKKEFTLAMGNRTRSLTLEASGRIH; encoded by the coding sequence ATGAGGTCTGGCTTTTCCCTGCTTGAGCTCTTGGTGGTCCTCGGCATCCTTGCGGTGGTGGGTCTCCTGGGCTACAGCAACTTTGCTCCTGCATACCGCCTCCAGGCGGCGGCCACGGAGCTGCAAAAAGCCCTCCAAACCGCTCGCACCGAGGCCATCCGCCGGGGGGATGCCGTCACCGTGGAAATGGCGAACGGGGAGCTCCTGGTGAAGGTGGGAAGTCAGACCCTGGCCCGCTTCCGTCCTCAAAACTACGGGGCCACCCTCCAGGCTCCAGTCCCAGGTTCCTTTACCCTCAACGCCCTGGGACGTCCCGGTGATGAAACCAAGAAGGAGTTCACCCTAGCCATGGGGAACCGAACCCGCTCCCTCACCTTGGAGGCCAGTGGGCGCATCCACTGA
- a CDS encoding GspH/FimT family protein has protein sequence MRMRGFTLLELLVVLALLGVVFLFLPGTLQASVYRHRAAVSETRAFLQGARTEAIRRGTMVAVVQPHGQENRLLACLDTNHNSDCDPNEAPLRTLILQSSTLELRSGFHPGLRFNALGQLNTGARLVVRTAGHATALCLSLAGRVRESPGGQC, from the coding sequence ATGAGGATGCGGGGGTTTACCTTGTTGGAACTCCTGGTGGTCCTGGCCCTCCTTGGCGTGGTCTTTCTATTCCTCCCCGGCACCCTTCAAGCCAGCGTTTACCGCCACCGGGCGGCCGTTTCTGAAACCCGTGCCTTCCTCCAAGGTGCCCGCACCGAGGCCATCCGGCGGGGAACCATGGTGGCCGTGGTGCAACCCCATGGGCAGGAAAACCGCCTCCTAGCCTGCCTGGATACGAACCACAATAGCGACTGTGATCCAAACGAGGCTCCCTTGCGCACCTTAATCCTGCAAAGCTCCACCCTAGAGCTTCGCTCCGGCTTCCACCCCGGCCTGCGCTTTAACGCTCTGGGGCAACTGAACACCGGGGCCAGGCTGGTGGTGCGCACCGCTGGCCACGCCACCGCCCTCTGTCTCAGCTTGGCAGGTCGGGTGCGGGAATCTCCAGGAGGCCAGTGCTAA
- a CDS encoding thiolase family protein translates to MPEVYIVSAVRTPIGKFGGALKDVSPVELGAHAMRAALARAGVEGKELDLYVFGNVLRAGHGQLLPRQAALRAGIPKEVDGYQVDMVCASGMMAVLNAFQFLRTGEAHLVLAGGMESMSQAGFYLSHRARWGYKFLMGAPEGLADILLRDGLSDPFTGEAMGEQAERLAQDHGVGREEVDEAAYLSHKRAWEATEGGLFAWEIAPLELPGKKGPVVVERDEGIRPETTPESLAALRPAFKKDGILTAGNSSQISDGAAALLLASEEAVRAHGLRPIAKVLGGAWAAGEPWRFPEAPIPAAKRLLDRLGLRVTDFGLFENNEAFALNNVLFHRLLGVPYERLNVFGGAVALGHPIGASGARILVTLLNALRVKEEERGLAAICHGTGGSVAVAVERV, encoded by the coding sequence ATGCCTGAGGTCTATATCGTATCCGCGGTGCGCACCCCTATCGGGAAGTTTGGGGGGGCGCTTAAGGACGTGAGCCCGGTGGAGCTGGGGGCCCATGCCATGCGGGCAGCCTTGGCCCGGGCGGGGGTGGAGGGGAAGGAGTTGGACCTCTACGTCTTTGGCAACGTGCTGAGAGCCGGGCACGGGCAGCTCCTTCCCCGGCAGGCGGCCCTGAGGGCGGGCATCCCCAAGGAGGTGGACGGGTACCAGGTGGACATGGTCTGCGCCTCGGGGATGATGGCGGTCTTAAACGCCTTCCAGTTCCTGCGCACGGGGGAGGCCCACCTGGTCCTCGCCGGGGGGATGGAGTCCATGAGCCAGGCGGGCTTCTACCTCTCCCACCGGGCAAGGTGGGGGTACAAGTTCCTCATGGGGGCGCCGGAAGGGCTAGCGGACATCCTCCTTCGGGATGGGCTCTCTGACCCCTTCACGGGAGAGGCCATGGGGGAGCAGGCGGAGCGCCTGGCCCAGGACCACGGGGTGGGCCGGGAGGAGGTGGACGAGGCCGCTTACCTCTCCCATAAGCGGGCCTGGGAGGCCACGGAGGGGGGCCTCTTCGCCTGGGAGATCGCCCCCCTGGAGCTCCCCGGGAAGAAGGGCCCGGTGGTGGTGGAAAGGGACGAGGGGATCCGCCCCGAGACCACCCCGGAGTCCCTCGCCGCCCTCAGGCCCGCCTTCAAGAAGGACGGGATCCTCACCGCGGGGAACTCCAGCCAGATCTCCGACGGGGCGGCGGCGCTTCTCCTCGCCTCGGAGGAGGCGGTGCGGGCCCACGGGCTTAGACCCATCGCCAAGGTATTGGGCGGGGCCTGGGCCGCCGGGGAACCCTGGCGCTTCCCCGAGGCCCCCATCCCCGCGGCCAAGCGGCTTCTGGACCGGCTCGGCCTGCGGGTTACGGACTTTGGCCTCTTTGAGAACAACGAGGCCTTCGCCCTCAATAACGTCCTTTTCCACCGCCTCCTGGGGGTGCCCTACGAGAGGCTCAACGTCTTCGGGGGGGCGGTGGCCCTAGGCCACCCCATTGGGGCAAGCGGGGCGAGGATCCTGGTCACCCTCCTCAACGCCCTAAGGGTGAAGGAAGAGGAGCGGGGCCTCGCCGCCATCTGCCACGGGACCGGGGGGTCGGTGGCGGTGGCGGTGGAGCGGGTCTAG
- a CDS encoding DUF503 domain-containing protein, whose protein sequence is MKAYLGLYSARLETPARSLKEKRALIKPALERVKARFPVSAARLYGLDAWGFEVVGLSLLGNDPGWVEETLREAARFLASQGGFSVALEAFHLEAIDLDGLV, encoded by the coding sequence ATGAAAGCCTACCTCGGCCTCTACAGCGCCCGGCTGGAAACCCCGGCAAGGAGCCTTAAGGAAAAAAGGGCCCTGATCAAGCCCGCCCTGGAACGGGTCAAGGCCCGCTTTCCCGTTTCCGCCGCCAGGCTTTACGGCCTGGACGCCTGGGGCTTTGAGGTGGTGGGCCTGAGCCTCCTGGGAAACGATCCCGGCTGGGTGGAGGAAACCCTACGGGAAGCCGCCCGCTTCCTGGCCAGCCAGGGGGGCTTCAGCGTGGCCCTCGAGGCCTTTCACCTCGAGGCCATCGACCTAGACGGCCTGGTCTAG
- a CDS encoding DUF86 domain-containing protein, producing MRKARLSDQARLLHMLDAAKRIRELSLHVDLAALAPEDITALAVVRLLEILGEAAKGLSPELQGRYPHVPWRSIAGLRNRLIHEYFDVDMEIVAAIAQKDIPVLIQQLEAILAEEEKGS from the coding sequence ATGAGGAAGGCCAGGCTCTCTGACCAGGCCCGCCTTCTCCACATGCTTGACGCCGCCAAGAGAATCCGGGAGCTGTCCCTCCATGTAGACCTCGCAGCCTTGGCCCCCGAGGACATAACTGCCTTGGCCGTGGTCCGCCTTCTGGAAATCCTAGGGGAAGCAGCCAAGGGCCTTTCCCCTGAGTTACAGGGCCGGTACCCTCATGTCCCCTGGCGTAGCATCGCTGGCCTGCGCAACCGGCTTATCCATGAATACTTTGACGTAGATATGGAAATCGTCGCTGCCATCGCCCAAAAAGACATACCTGTCCTCATCCAGCAGCTGGAAGCCATCCTGGCGGAAGAGGAAAAGGGATCATAG
- a CDS encoding nucleotidyltransferase family protein has translation MAQEVLSPSLEALAQVCRRYGVRRLWVFGSFARGEADEQSDLDLLVEFYPGQVPGLDFIRLEEELSRLFGRRVDLHTAKSLSRHFREEVLKEAKPLYEEGQAL, from the coding sequence GTGGCCCAGGAAGTCTTAAGCCCTAGCCTCGAGGCCCTTGCCCAAGTGTGCCGCCGCTACGGCGTGCGGCGCCTTTGGGTGTTCGGTTCCTTTGCCCGGGGCGAAGCGGACGAACAAAGCGACCTGGATCTCCTGGTGGAGTTCTACCCTGGGCAGGTGCCCGGCCTAGACTTTATCCGCTTAGAGGAGGAACTTTCCCGCCTCTTTGGCAGACGGGTAGACCTCCATACGGCGAAGAGCCTGAGCCGCCACTTCCGCGAGGAGGTCCTAAAGGAGGCCAAACCCCTCTATGAGGAAGGCCAGGCTCTCTGA
- a CDS encoding BamA/OMP85 family outer membrane protein: MKRLFALAFLGLLALAAPIREVAVEGGDPVLQALARAALPFGAGDEPGDLEEARKAILATGYFQQVEVRLEGDVLWVRLTPYPPIGQVRVEGKAFPQEALLRFLEQNFAIGPEATYNPIRAGEAAKALAEAYRQNGFPFSPKVEVEAKEEAGKMALTFRVEESPEVKEVRLTGVSLLPEAELLKTLEPLKGPFDFAKYQEALRALAARYEKAGYRFSGPDPQGSRLEDGLLTVAVRELKVVRIKGEGLDLTGFPLRVGDYLRYDLLLEGVQALSKKLSRVVNFNLTPEGEGVAVELALGPEGGVIERVEIRGNTAFPTETLLALLRLRPGEVYTPALAQEDARRLASYYQENGYEVADVRFGFQEGVFRLQVLELKIGGYRLEWQGDHRTQEEVILRELPKPGSLFRVAALRQGIARLMATGLLSEPPGVRLAPGEKEDEVVVALSLKEARTGLFQPALGWSSLEGWSGSVSFKEINLFGLAHQVGADLAFIQNDAKDNLSLSVSYAIPWLYLDYWDLKEVRTSLSFSLFSTPIGNNKLLDGSTDTGWEYTERRTGIGFSLSRPFSQELENLRLSLGLSARRSAYALEVFDPNAPCDPAAGSSDPKYCDNTGYKNPALAQSLLPTPGWTLRLDTGVTYTDVDNPRFRTQGYEAGLSTGLGLSFPDTGGRSFFVPLVATGKTYYGLDQEKRQALAFRLSAGTLLGFPPESERFFLSGGGAEAFLLRGYEDRKYGGLSFATASVEYRYNFNLSPQGGTNLYGILFADLGLADNTGGVKWGAGLGFQLDLDLFGALLPSLRLDYAFSPESPTGRLHFRIGPMF, from the coding sequence ATGAAGCGGCTTTTTGCCCTGGCGTTCCTGGGCCTTCTGGCCCTGGCAGCCCCCATCCGCGAGGTGGCGGTGGAGGGAGGCGACCCCGTCCTCCAGGCCCTGGCCCGGGCTGCTTTGCCCTTCGGCGCAGGGGATGAGCCAGGGGACCTCGAGGAGGCCAGGAAGGCCATTCTGGCCACCGGCTACTTCCAGCAGGTGGAGGTCCGGCTGGAAGGGGATGTCCTCTGGGTCCGCCTCACTCCCTACCCCCCCATCGGCCAGGTGAGGGTGGAGGGCAAGGCCTTCCCCCAAGAGGCCCTCCTGCGCTTTCTGGAACAGAACTTCGCCATCGGCCCGGAGGCCACCTATAACCCCATCCGGGCCGGGGAGGCCGCCAAAGCCCTGGCCGAGGCCTACCGGCAGAATGGCTTCCCCTTCTCCCCCAAGGTGGAGGTGGAGGCCAAGGAGGAGGCGGGCAAGATGGCCCTCACCTTCCGGGTGGAGGAAAGCCCGGAGGTGAAGGAGGTCCGCCTTACAGGGGTGAGCCTTCTACCCGAGGCCGAACTCCTAAAGACCCTGGAGCCCCTCAAGGGCCCCTTTGACTTCGCCAAATACCAGGAGGCCTTAAGGGCTCTCGCCGCCCGCTACGAAAAAGCGGGCTACCGCTTTAGCGGCCCCGATCCCCAGGGAAGCCGCCTCGAGGACGGCCTCCTCACCGTGGCGGTGCGGGAGCTTAAGGTGGTGCGCATAAAAGGGGAAGGCCTGGACCTCACCGGCTTTCCCTTACGGGTAGGGGACTACCTCCGCTACGACCTCCTTCTGGAAGGGGTACAGGCGCTTTCCAAAAAGCTTTCCCGGGTGGTGAACTTCAACCTCACCCCCGAGGGGGAAGGGGTGGCGGTGGAGCTAGCTCTCGGCCCGGAAGGCGGGGTGATCGAGCGGGTGGAGATCAGGGGCAACACCGCCTTCCCCACGGAAACCCTCCTGGCCCTCCTCCGCCTAAGGCCGGGGGAGGTCTACACCCCCGCCCTCGCCCAGGAGGACGCCCGGCGCCTCGCCAGCTACTACCAGGAAAACGGCTACGAGGTGGCCGACGTGCGCTTTGGCTTCCAGGAAGGCGTTTTCCGCCTGCAAGTGCTGGAGCTCAAGATCGGGGGCTACCGCCTGGAGTGGCAGGGGGACCACCGCACCCAGGAGGAGGTGATCCTGAGGGAGCTTCCCAAGCCAGGGAGCCTCTTCAGGGTGGCCGCCCTACGCCAGGGTATCGCTCGCCTCATGGCCACGGGGCTTCTCTCCGAGCCTCCTGGGGTGCGCCTGGCCCCTGGAGAAAAGGAGGATGAGGTGGTGGTGGCCCTCTCCCTGAAGGAGGCCCGCACCGGGCTCTTCCAACCCGCCTTGGGCTGGAGCTCCTTGGAGGGGTGGTCGGGAAGCGTCTCCTTTAAGGAGATCAACCTCTTTGGTCTGGCGCACCAGGTGGGAGCAGACTTGGCCTTTATCCAGAACGACGCTAAGGACAACCTCTCCCTCTCGGTCAGCTACGCCATCCCCTGGCTCTACCTGGACTACTGGGACCTTAAGGAAGTGCGCACCAGCCTTTCCTTCAGCCTCTTCTCCACCCCCATCGGCAACAACAAGCTCCTGGACGGCAGCACGGACACCGGCTGGGAGTACACGGAAAGGCGCACCGGCATTGGGTTCTCCCTTTCCCGTCCCTTCTCCCAGGAGTTGGAAAACCTGCGCCTATCCCTGGGGCTTTCCGCCAGGCGGTCGGCGTATGCCCTCGAGGTCTTTGATCCCAACGCCCCCTGCGACCCCGCCGCTGGCTCCAGCGACCCCAAGTACTGCGACAATACCGGGTACAAGAACCCCGCCCTGGCGCAAAGCCTCCTCCCCACCCCCGGCTGGACCCTGAGGCTGGACACCGGCGTCACCTACACGGACGTGGACAACCCCCGCTTCCGCACCCAGGGGTACGAGGCGGGCCTCAGCACCGGCCTCGGTCTTTCCTTCCCCGACACGGGGGGGCGGAGCTTCTTCGTGCCCCTGGTGGCCACAGGCAAGACCTACTACGGCCTGGACCAGGAGAAGCGGCAGGCCCTGGCCTTCCGCCTCTCCGCCGGCACCCTCTTGGGCTTTCCCCCGGAAAGCGAGCGCTTCTTCCTCTCCGGGGGTGGGGCCGAGGCCTTCCTCCTCAGGGGCTACGAGGACCGCAAGTACGGAGGGCTTTCCTTCGCCACGGCCAGCGTGGAGTACCGCTACAACTTCAACCTCTCCCCCCAGGGAGGCACGAACCTCTACGGGATCCTCTTCGCCGACCTGGGGCTTGCCGACAACACCGGCGGGGTGAAGTGGGGGGCGGGCCTGGGCTTCCAGCTGGACCTGGACCTCTTCGGGGCCCTTCTTCCCTCCCTGCGCCTGGACTACGCCTTCAGCCCGGAAAGCCCCACGGGAAGGCTTCACTTCCGCATCGGGCCCATGTTCTAG
- a CDS encoding purine-nucleoside phosphorylase, with the protein MFVMEVYDKIQEAVAYIRSKTGFVPEVGIVLGSGLGPLAEEVAKEAEIPYGEIPHFPLSTAPGHAGRLILGELEGKRVLVYQGRVHYYEGYSAEEVVFPVRVGYFLGAKTFILTSAAGGLNPRFQAGGIMLHLDYINFAGTNPLRGKNDERLGPRFPVMFEAYDPGLIELARKVARKQDLHLFEGVYAWFMGPSFASRAELKVLRDLGADAIGMSTVPEVIALRHLGARVLGLSTITDMAVPEREHHATEEEVLAVAAKTGPIFRRFVRGILAEL; encoded by the coding sequence ATGTTCGTCATGGAAGTCTACGACAAGATCCAGGAGGCCGTGGCCTACATCCGCTCCAAGACCGGGTTTGTGCCGGAGGTGGGGATCGTCCTTGGCTCGGGGCTTGGCCCCTTGGCGGAGGAGGTGGCCAAGGAGGCGGAGATCCCTTATGGGGAGATCCCCCACTTTCCCCTTTCCACCGCCCCCGGGCATGCGGGGAGGCTGATTCTAGGGGAGCTTGAAGGCAAGCGGGTTCTGGTCTACCAAGGCCGGGTCCACTACTACGAGGGCTATAGCGCCGAGGAGGTGGTCTTCCCCGTGCGGGTGGGGTATTTCCTGGGGGCCAAGACCTTCATCCTCACCTCGGCGGCGGGAGGGCTTAACCCCAGGTTCCAGGCCGGGGGGATCATGCTCCACCTGGACTACATCAACTTCGCCGGGACCAATCCCCTTAGGGGGAAAAACGACGAGCGCCTGGGCCCCCGCTTCCCCGTGATGTTCGAGGCCTATGACCCGGGTCTCATCGAGCTGGCCCGTAAGGTGGCCAGGAAGCAGGACCTCCACCTCTTTGAGGGGGTCTACGCCTGGTTCATGGGACCCAGCTTCGCCAGCCGGGCCGAGCTGAAGGTGCTCAGGGATCTTGGGGCCGATGCCATCGGGATGTCCACGGTTCCCGAGGTTATCGCCTTAAGGCACCTGGGGGCCAGGGTCCTGGGCCTTTCCACCATCACGGACATGGCGGTGCCGGAAAGGGAGCACCACGCCACGGAGGAGGAGGTCCTGGCGGTGGCGGCCAAGACCGGGCCCATCTTCCGCCGCTTCGTGCGGGGTATCCTGGCCGAGCTTTAG
- a CDS encoding YggS family pyridoxal phosphate-dependent enzyme yields the protein MGLPEVLEAMEAACRRAGRDPREVRLVAVTKGRSVEEIREKVLRYGSFPLGESRVQEALKKMELLGAEWHLVGPLQRNKAKFAPRFALIHSLDSLRLAEALDRVGEKQGVKLRVLVEVNLGREPQKHGFLEEELPEALARVREMAHLEVLGLMTVPPMGPEAVVRPIFRRLSELADRYGLPERSMGMSDDFPIAIEEGATMVRVGRALFVD from the coding sequence ATGGGGCTTCCTGAGGTCCTCGAGGCCATGGAGGCCGCCTGCCGCCGCGCGGGGCGGGATCCCAGGGAGGTGCGCCTGGTGGCGGTAACCAAGGGAAGGAGCGTGGAGGAGATCAGGGAGAAGGTCCTCCGCTACGGTTCCTTCCCCCTGGGGGAAAGCCGGGTACAGGAGGCCTTGAAGAAGATGGAGCTTCTAGGGGCGGAGTGGCACCTCGTCGGTCCCTTACAGCGCAATAAGGCCAAGTTCGCCCCCCGGTTTGCCCTCATCCACTCCCTGGACTCCCTTCGCCTGGCGGAGGCCCTGGATCGGGTGGGGGAGAAGCAGGGGGTAAAGCTTAGGGTTCTGGTGGAGGTGAACCTGGGCCGGGAGCCCCAGAAGCACGGGTTTTTGGAGGAGGAACTGCCCGAGGCCCTGGCCCGGGTGCGGGAGATGGCGCACCTGGAGGTCCTGGGCCTCATGACCGTGCCCCCGATGGGCCCTGAGGCCGTGGTCCGCCCCATCTTCCGGAGGCTTTCGGAGCTCGCCGACCGCTATGGCCTTCCCGAGCGCTCCATGGGCATGTCGGACGATTTCCCCATCGCCATCGAGGAGGGGGCCACCATGGTGCGGGTGGGCCGTGCGCTTTTTGTAGACTGA
- a CDS encoding DivIVA domain-containing protein yields MDLTPLDVRYQEFPTGLRGYRKEAVRSYLARVAEVMEGLIQENEGLKERLRALEEEVARLKEAEGELKRAVVAAERIARELKAQAEREAELIRKEALAAKDQVLKEAAEELKRLKGEVERAKQEKALFVAQLKALLQGYLDSLRHLEGGS; encoded by the coding sequence ATGGACCTAACTCCCTTGGATGTTCGCTACCAGGAGTTTCCCACCGGGCTTCGCGGCTACCGGAAGGAGGCGGTGAGGAGCTATTTGGCCCGGGTGGCCGAGGTCATGGAGGGCCTCATCCAGGAGAATGAGGGACTTAAGGAAAGGCTTAGGGCGCTGGAGGAGGAAGTGGCCCGCCTGAAGGAGGCGGAAGGGGAGTTAAAGCGGGCGGTGGTGGCGGCGGAGCGCATCGCCCGCGAGCTCAAGGCCCAGGCGGAACGGGAGGCGGAGCTGATCAGGAAGGAGGCCCTGGCGGCCAAGGACCAGGTGCTCAAGGAGGCGGCGGAGGAGCTTAAGCGCTTGAAGGGGGAGGTGGAGCGGGCTAAGCAGGAGAAGGCCCTTTTCGTGGCGCAACTCAAGGCCCTTTTGCAGGGGTACCTGGACTCCTTGAGGCATCTGGAGGGGGGTTCCTGA
- a CDS encoding YdcF family protein, giving the protein MAQPAYGWIVVLGAAQYGGKPSPALERRLEAALALYQRGLAPRVAVAGGRLPGDRYSEGEVGCRYLRSKGIPREALLCETQSQTTYENLLFLKPHLSGRILLVTDAPHLPRALFLARLLGLKAEGHPVEGPYPLGYWLKEALYRLWLYLGLKPLPGGHGLRNPPPDASRSPGTPAKGP; this is encoded by the coding sequence ATGGCCCAACCGGCCTACGGCTGGATCGTGGTCCTGGGGGCGGCCCAGTACGGGGGCAAGCCCTCCCCCGCCCTGGAAAGGCGCCTCGAGGCGGCCTTGGCCCTCTACCAAAGGGGCCTTGCCCCCAGGGTGGCGGTGGCGGGGGGCAGGCTCCCCGGGGACCGTTACAGCGAAGGAGAGGTGGGCTGCCGCTACCTTAGGAGTAAGGGCATACCCCGGGAAGCCCTCCTTTGCGAAACCCAAAGCCAGACCACCTACGAGAACCTCCTCTTCCTCAAGCCCCACCTTTCCGGGCGCATCCTCCTGGTCACCGATGCCCCCCACCTGCCCCGGGCCCTTTTCCTGGCCCGGCTTCTGGGCCTAAAGGCGGAGGGCCACCCGGTGGAGGGACCCTACCCCCTGGGGTACTGGCTGAAGGAGGCCCTTTACCGCCTTTGGCTCTACCTGGGCCTGAAACCCCTCCCCGGAGGGCACGGCCTCAGGAACCCCCCTCCAGATGCCTCAAGGAGTCCAGGTACCCCTGCAAAAGGGCCTTGA
- the hflX gene encoding GTPase HflX, whose translation MEKIFGKTEGLKKSELKRLSNLYRRRIPPERVLTPELAQALAGLSQEIGRPISLLLDREGRVVRVGVGDAKDLPIPEGTRGERRLSGFRLLHTHLAKGGLSRPDLSVLFLNRLDSLAALEVEGGRPTTLHLAFLSPPKALEEDWRILPPKPYFQYLDFDHKAEVEALEEEMARQARVRELVDGSGERAILVGVDRGEGPEAEVYLAELAELTRTAGGVPVKKVLVFRPHLDPRYLVGLGKLEELKSLAYHENASTLIFGLELTPTQAREIEKVTGLKVLDRTQLILDIFALHAKTPEAQTQVELAQLRYLLPRLVGKGKELSRLGGGIGTRGPGETKLEVDRRRLQERIAHLSHKLQEFTRRREEARRQRKRRGMPLIAVVGYTNAGKTTLLQVLARGGEPGEDKLFATLRPLTRRGFLPGVGEVLFTDTVGFIRQMPKELLTAFRATLEEVREADLLIHVLDASEEGAMGRYRVVEELLAELGVEAPRVLALSKVDRAAPYDLFYLQERLGGVPVSALKGTGVPELRKALAEALLRVGVRPQPWAQAPQYT comes from the coding sequence TTGGAGAAGATCTTCGGCAAGACCGAGGGACTCAAGAAGAGCGAGCTAAAGAGGCTTTCCAACCTGTACCGCAGGCGGATTCCCCCGGAGAGGGTCCTCACCCCCGAATTGGCCCAGGCCTTGGCCGGGCTCTCCCAAGAGATTGGGAGGCCTATAAGCCTTCTCTTGGACCGGGAGGGGCGGGTGGTGCGGGTGGGGGTGGGGGATGCCAAGGACCTGCCCATCCCCGAGGGGACCCGGGGGGAAAGGAGGCTATCGGGCTTTCGGCTCCTCCACACCCACCTGGCCAAAGGAGGGCTTTCCCGTCCCGACCTTTCGGTGCTTTTCCTGAACCGGCTGGACAGTTTAGCGGCCTTGGAGGTGGAGGGGGGAAGGCCCACCACCTTGCACCTGGCCTTCCTCTCCCCGCCCAAGGCCTTGGAGGAGGACTGGCGTATCCTTCCTCCCAAGCCCTACTTCCAGTACCTGGATTTTGACCACAAGGCGGAGGTGGAGGCCCTGGAGGAGGAGATGGCCCGCCAGGCCCGGGTGCGGGAGCTGGTGGATGGAAGCGGGGAGCGGGCCATCCTGGTGGGGGTGGACCGGGGGGAAGGTCCCGAGGCCGAGGTTTATTTGGCGGAACTCGCGGAACTCACCCGCACTGCCGGTGGGGTGCCGGTCAAGAAGGTGCTGGTCTTCCGTCCCCACCTGGACCCCCGGTACCTGGTGGGGCTAGGCAAGCTGGAGGAGCTGAAGAGCCTGGCCTACCACGAAAACGCCTCCACCCTCATCTTCGGCCTGGAGCTCACCCCCACCCAGGCCCGGGAGATCGAGAAGGTCACGGGCCTTAAGGTCCTGGACCGGACCCAGCTCATCCTGGACATCTTCGCCTTGCACGCCAAAACCCCCGAGGCCCAGACCCAGGTGGAGCTGGCCCAGCTAAGGTACCTTCTCCCCCGCCTGGTGGGGAAGGGGAAGGAGCTGAGCCGCCTGGGAGGTGGGATCGGCACCCGGGGGCCCGGGGAAACTAAGCTGGAGGTGGACAGGAGAAGGCTTCAGGAAAGGATCGCCCACCTAAGCCACAAGCTCCAGGAGTTCACCCGGCGCCGGGAGGAGGCCAGGCGGCAAAGGAAGCGCCGGGGTATGCCCCTCATCGCCGTGGTGGGCTACACCAACGCCGGCAAGACCACCCTCCTCCAGGTTTTGGCCCGGGGCGGGGAGCCGGGGGAGGACAAGCTCTTCGCCACCCTAAGGCCCCTCACCCGCCGGGGCTTCCTGCCGGGGGTGGGGGAGGTGCTCTTCACGGACACCGTGGGCTTCATTCGGCAGATGCCCAAGGAGCTCCTCACCGCCTTCCGGGCCACCCTCGAGGAGGTGCGGGAGGCCGATCTTCTCATCCACGTCCTGGATGCCTCGGAGGAAGGGGCCATGGGGCGGTACCGGGTGGTGGAGGAGCTTCTGGCGGAGCTGGGGGTGGAGGCCCCCCGGGTCCTGGCCCTCTCCAAGGTGGACCGGGCGGCCCCCTACGACCTCTTCTACCTTCAGGAGAGGCTGGGTGGGGTGCCGGTTTCCGCCTTGAAGGGTACGGGGGTGCCGGAGCTGAGGAAAGCCCTGGCGGAGGCCCTCCTAAGGGTGGGGGTGCGGCCCCAGCCGTGGGCCCAGGCTCCTCAGTACACGTAA
- a CDS encoding acylphosphatase encodes MPRLVALVKGRVQGVGYRAFAQKKALELGLSGYAENLPDGRVEVVAEGPEEDLLTFLHYLKQGPRLSRVEEVEVQWAEETGLKGFYVY; translated from the coding sequence ATGCCGCGCCTGGTGGCCTTGGTCAAGGGAAGGGTACAGGGAGTGGGGTACCGGGCCTTCGCCCAGAAGAAGGCCCTGGAGCTCGGGCTTTCCGGCTATGCGGAGAACCTCCCCGACGGCCGGGTGGAGGTGGTGGCGGAAGGCCCTGAGGAAGACCTCCTCACCTTCCTCCACTACCTCAAGCAGGGACCCCGCCTGAGCCGGGTGGAGGAGGTGGAGGTCCAGTGGGCCGAGGAAACCGGCCTAAAGGGGTTTTACGTGTACTGA